From one Trifolium pratense cultivar HEN17-A07 linkage group LG1, ARS_RC_1.1, whole genome shotgun sequence genomic stretch:
- the LOC123903208 gene encoding PKS-NRPS hybrid synthetase cheA-like: MDSTRTKAQNSVTEGEINEVVEVRRPVVLGLFATGIVPAGQPRSPPNVPQPIEIDTSSHFATDREENDRDELIKWARSVSQSLRFAIIVRRSDSGEKRKAQLVLECERSGKYVPAKKKLKSDTSGTRKCECPFRLRGYYNKATKLWRLTVVNGMHNHELDKGLEGHLVAGRLKPQEKDFMDEMTRNAVAPKNILSTLKERDPENKTSAKQVYNARHRYRVKMRASMTEMQHLCKKLDDNKYYYKYRTVVENGVEHLQDIFFAHPRSITLFNSFHTVLMMDSTYKTSKYKMPLFEIVGFTSTEKTFNVAFAWLSNEKEDNFIWALQQLRCLLRRETNLPKVILTDRDLALMNAIPAVFPEAAALVCRFHVKKNVRSKAVELVKVRDGEKVKAADMRERVCLAFEDVLDSSTEAEYTENVMAFRKLCERWPKFVRYVEETILDTDKEKLVSAWVDKHMHMGNHTTNRAESAHGVLKSYLTDGLGDLVKGWESIHRMLGNQFTQVQTEFGQNMSVYGHTYRKKTLYSTLMFKISRRAMRYIHTESKRVEFTGMDSMKCGCLMRTNYGLPCACLIAKKLHHNRPIRLDEVYKHWKIICFQDEEVGGDVEDDYACTAEWQAIQERLRTADVSMKNEIRDQLRKIAYPTTTDVEPPNTNVKSKGAKKKKVVRGTRSTSRDKSRWEHVEEYFTETQASQSSKPSPSIPSHSRPSSSQPTASNPMPTVSEAPLTVSNPLPLTSSSQIFGINHMPKFMHPFIEDIINVDGDGYCGYRAVALAQRGNEDDFELIRCNMSRELRLNKDMYVAIFGCEERYQYICDALLPPPRTRQRTSIRNSVAPMDKWFTLPDMGHIVATILDRVVVQLSILQNGPCETFFPLRSIPSPNPSSRVICLGALPDHYVLVKLKVGCPIPKSNKSWKQYCAKQSLGWEDSFIAAQHRFEEMMSTENVVPIQIVGAGSRETPLVID, translated from the exons atggattcaacaCGCACCAAAGCACAAAACTCAG TTACGGAAGGCGAAATTAACGAAGTTGTCGAAGTTAGGCGACCTGTTGTGCTTGGCCTTTTTGCAACGGGCATTGTTCCAGCTGGTCAACCAAGAAGTCCTCCTAATGTGCCGCAGCCGATAGAAATTGACACATCGTCTCATTTTGCGACTGATAGGGAAGAGAACGACAGAGATGAGTTGATCAAATGGGCTCGAAGCGTGTCGCAAAGTTTAAGGTTCGCAATTATAGTTAGGCGATCCGATTCGGGCGAGAAGAGAAAGGCTCAATTGGTGTTAGAGTGTGAACGTAGTGGGAAGTATGTTCCAGccaagaagaagttgaaatccGATACCTCCGGAACAAGAAAATGCGAATGTCCTTTCCGACTCCGTGGGTATTACAACAAGGCAACAAAACTATGGCGTTTGACTGTTGTCAACGGTATGCATAACCACGAGTTGGACAAAGGGCTTGAAGGGCATCTCGTGGCGGGGCGTTTGAAACCACAAGAGAAGGATTTTATGGACGAGATGACAAGGAATGCGGTGGCTCCAAAAAACATATTGTCCACATTAAAGGAGAGAGATCCGGAAAACAAGACCTCTGCAAAGCAAGTGTACAACGCTCGTCATAGGTACAGAGTTAAAATGAGGGCGTCCATGACTGAGATGCAACACTTATGCAAGAAGCTTGATGATAACAAGTACTACTACAAGTATCGGACGGTTGTTGAAAATGGAGTAGAACATCTTCAAGATATATTCTTTGCACATCCGAGGTCCATAACTTTATTCAACTCTTTTCATACTGTGCTGATGATGGACTCCACATACAAAACCAGCAAGTACAAAATGCCGCTGTTTGAGATAGTCGGATTCACTTCGACCGAGAAGACATTCAACGTTGCTTTTGCCTGGCTCAGTAACGAAAAGGAAGACAACTTTATATGGGCTCTGCAACAACTACGTTGTTTGTTAAGGCGTGAGACAAATTTGCCGAAGGTTATCTTGACGGATCGAGATTTAGCTTTGATGAATGCTATTCCGGCTGTGTTTCCAGAAGCGGCGGCGTTGGTTTGTCGGTTCCATGTTAAGAAGAATGTGAGGAGCAAGGCAGTCGAGCTGGTCAAGGTGAGGGATGGGGAAAAGGTCAAGGCGGCGGACATGAGGGAAAGAGTCTGTTTGGCGTTCGAGGATGTGTTAGATTCGTCTACTGAGGCCGAGTATACTGAAAATGTTATGGCTTTTAGGAAGTTATGTGAGAGGTGGCCAAAATTTGTTCGATACGTTGAAGAGACAATTTTGGACACCGACAAAGAGAAGCTCGTGAGTGCATGGGTGGACAAGCATATGCACATGGGCAACCATACGACAAATAGAGCCGAAAGCGCACACGGTGTTTTGAAAAGTTACTTGACCGACGGTCTCGGTGATTTGGTGAAGGGTTGGGAATCGATCCACAGAATGTTAGGCAATCAATTCACCCAAGTGCAAACTGAATTTGGCCAGAACATGTCTGTGTATGGACACACATACCGGAAGAAAACACTTTACTCGACTTTGATGTTTAAAATCTCTAGACGTGCAATGAGATACATCCACACTGAATCAAAAAGAGTCGAGTTTACTGGTATGGATAGCATGAAGTGTGGTTGTCTGATGAGGACTAACTACGGGCTGCCATGTGCGTGTTTGATTGCCAAGAAACTGCACCACAATAGGCCTATTAGACTCGATGAGGTTTACAAACATTGGAAGATAATTTGTTTCCAAGATGAAGAAGTTGGTGGTGACGTCGAGGACGATTATGCGTGCACGGCAGAGTGGCAAGCAATTCAG gaaCGATTGAGGACAGCTGATGTAAGCATGAAAAATGAGATCCGAGATCAACTCCGCAAGATTGCGTATCCTACAACCACCGATGTGGAGCCTCCGAACACAAATGTAAAATCAAAAGGggctaaaaagaaaaaggtggTCCGTGGAACAAGATCCACCAGCAGAGATAAGTCTCGATGGGAGCATGTTGAAGAATATTTCACGGAGACACAAGCGTCGCAATCGTCAAAGCCGTCTCCGTCAATTCCATCCCACTCAAGgccatcatcatcacaaccTACCGCATCAAACCCTATGCCTACGGTGTCTGAAGCTCCGCTCACTGTGTCCAACCCATTGCCACTAACCTCATCATCTCAAATTTTTGGAATTAACCACATGCCAAAATTCATGCATCCCTTCATTGAAGATATCATCAACGTGGACGGCGACGGCTATTGTGGTTACCGTGCCGTTGCATTGGCTCAGAGAGGCAACGAAGATGATTTTGAACTGATACGGTGCAACATGAGCAGGGAGTTGCGATTGAATAAGGATATGTATGTTGCTATATTTGGTTGCGAGGAGCGTTACCAATATATCTGTGATGCACTACTCCCACCCCCGAGGACGAGACAACGTACTAGTATTAGGAATAGTGTTGCACCGATGGATAAATGGTTCACGTTGCCGGATATGGGACATATCGTGGCCACCATATTGGATAGAGTAGTTGTTCAGCTCTCCATACTTCAAAACGGCCCTTGTGAAACTTTTTTCCCATTGCGTTCCATTCCGTCACCAAACCCGTCTTCAAGGGTTATTTGCCTTGGCGCGTTACCGGATCACTATGTTTTGGTAAAGCTTAAAGTTGGGTGTCCGATACCCAAATCAAACAAGTCGTGGAAGCAATATTGTGCTAAACAAAGTTTGGGTTGGGAAGATTCATTCATAGCTGCGCAACATAGGTTCGAGGAGATGATGAGCACCGAGAACGTTGTCCCCATCCAAATAGTTGGTGCAGGCAGTAGAGAAACTCCATTGGTGATTGACTGA